The proteins below are encoded in one region of Thermoleophilia bacterium:
- a CDS encoding type II toxin-antitoxin system VapC family toxin codes for MIVVDASVLLFAVAYSGGIFDRATERLNEETSAAPHLIDLETTNALKRLERLKVLDPEAAQSAVADVFLMPVLRYDHRPLLARSWELRRNLSIYDASYVALAELLDAPLVTADSAFTKAPGIRCEVELLTP; via the coding sequence TTGATCGTCGTTGATGCTTCAGTCCTCCTGTTCGCCGTCGCGTACTCCGGTGGAATCTTCGACCGGGCCACTGAGCGATTGAACGAGGAGACTTCCGCAGCACCTCACCTGATTGATCTTGAAACCACCAACGCACTCAAACGGCTCGAGCGGCTGAAAGTGCTCGACCCGGAAGCCGCCCAATCGGCAGTAGCCGACGTGTTCCTCATGCCGGTTCTCCGCTATGACCATCGTCCTTTACTCGCCAGGTCCTGGGAGCTCCGGCGCAACCTGTCCATTTACGACGCGTCTTATGTCGCGCTGGCGGAGCTGCTTGATGCGCCTCTCGTGACGGCCGACTCGGCGTTCACCAAGGCACCCGGTATCCGGTGTGAAGTTGAACTGCTGACGCCCTGA
- a CDS encoding transposase, whose product MPVGLATAGANRNDHKLLRQTIDSIPIARPEPTGESPQGLCLDKGYDYPEVREIASELDLTLHLRTRGEEIEAKRSDPDFIARRWVVERSHSWLNRNRGLLIRWPKKPENHRAFHHLAFGVIAWRAALTDGLPR is encoded by the coding sequence ATCCCGGTCGGGCTCGCCACCGCGGGCGCGAACCGAAACGACCACAAGCTCCTGAGGCAGACAATCGATTCGATCCCCATCGCCCGGCCGGAGCCGACCGGGGAATCTCCGCAGGGGCTCTGCCTCGACAAAGGCTACGACTACCCCGAGGTCCGTGAGATCGCTTCAGAGCTTGACCTAACCCTGCACCTGCGGACCCGAGGCGAGGAGATCGAGGCCAAGCGCAGCGACCCTGATTTCATCGCCCGCCGCTGGGTCGTCGAGCGCAGCCACTCATGGCTCAATCGCAACCGCGGCCTGCTGATCCGCTGGCCGAAGAAGCCCGAGAACCATCGGGCGTTCCATCACCTCGCCTTTGGAGTCATTGCTTGGCGAGCTGCATTGACCGATGGCCTACCGAGATAG
- a CDS encoding LacI family DNA-binding transcriptional regulator codes for MAEKRKNRVGIKDVAQVAGVSTTSVSDALSGKGRISTETRRHIVKVATELGYRPNATARNLVSGRTGLLGITVSASDEVPFGVGDFDYFIQLLSAATGAAVASGHALVVQGATANGATAFDQVEIDGAIVVDPVDDDPLLDSLDEMGIPIVTAGRRAGEEEKGTTRYWIDNDHHKATMAILNHLSESGANKIGLVSSPPIASYTRDAVESYEEWCNAHQQNPEIVFAEGPINEGSGFQAAGKLLDSPDPPDAIYATLDQLALGALLAARERSIDVPGDLLVAGCTDSEASAWATPPLTAVLLNPEEIGRAAVNTLICLIEGGSPETNPVLIPAGILPRESTSRIGQSAPPP; via the coding sequence ATGGCCGAAAAGCGCAAGAACCGTGTCGGCATCAAGGATGTAGCCCAGGTTGCGGGTGTTTCGACAACCTCGGTCTCCGACGCTCTTAGCGGAAAGGGGCGGATTTCGACGGAGACCAGAAGACACATCGTGAAGGTCGCGACCGAACTTGGATATCGACCGAATGCGACCGCAAGAAACTTGGTCTCCGGAAGAACTGGACTTCTCGGAATCACGGTCTCAGCCAGCGATGAGGTTCCCTTTGGGGTGGGTGATTTCGACTACTTCATACAGCTTCTGAGTGCAGCCACAGGAGCCGCCGTAGCGAGCGGACATGCGCTCGTAGTCCAAGGAGCGACGGCCAATGGCGCTACTGCGTTCGATCAGGTCGAGATTGATGGAGCCATAGTCGTAGATCCGGTCGATGACGACCCTCTGCTGGACAGCCTCGACGAAATGGGCATACCAATTGTCACCGCCGGCCGGAGGGCGGGAGAGGAAGAGAAGGGCACGACAAGGTACTGGATAGATAACGACCACCATAAGGCGACTATGGCGATTCTCAATCATTTAAGCGAATCTGGGGCCAATAAGATCGGACTGGTCAGCAGCCCTCCAATTGCCTCCTACACCCGCGACGCCGTCGAATCTTACGAAGAATGGTGCAATGCCCACCAACAGAACCCCGAGATCGTGTTTGCGGAAGGGCCGATAAATGAAGGTTCCGGTTTCCAAGCGGCCGGGAAGCTGCTCGACAGCCCCGATCCACCCGACGCGATCTACGCCACACTCGACCAGTTGGCTCTTGGTGCTCTGCTCGCCGCCAGGGAGCGATCCATCGACGTTCCTGGCGACCTGCTGGTTGCCGGATGCACTGACTCTGAGGCAAGTGCTTGGGCCACGCCTCCGCTCACCGCGGTCCTGCTAAACCCGGAAGAGATCGGCCGGGCCGCAGTCAACACCCTCATATGTCTAATCGAGGGAGGCAGTCCCGAGACCAATCCGGTTCTGATTCCGGCGGGAATTCTTCCTCGGGAGTCAACATCCCGAATAGGCCAATCAGCGCCTCCGCCCTAG
- the speB gene encoding agmatinase: MGQTGVNSADVNQDPTMWTSILHAGLSNSFLRLPHVGPNAEALKAHGARAAIYGIPFDATNISRTGANYGPRGIRDVSCQFLTFNATLDFDLLEVLNPVDTGDADIVLANAESTFSRAQDDLSQIIDSGALPVTLGGDHSVTIPAVRAISSRFDDPGLVLVDMHLDTAPDVGGELLNHCCPVTRAVDAGFDPKKIALVGISGWMNPKTELAYCEEHGITVIGLEEIWENGTSWASDKAREVAGAGDGIYLSFDVDSLDGAHAPGTCCPSPGGLTSREAIELVRGISSGGLLGADVVEVAPSLDPSPTTALIGGRIALEAMAFHAGASLGRGRA; the protein is encoded by the coding sequence ATGGGCCAAACTGGTGTCAACTCAGCGGATGTGAATCAGGACCCGACTATGTGGACCAGCATTCTGCACGCTGGCCTTAGCAACTCGTTCCTCCGCCTGCCACATGTGGGTCCCAACGCGGAGGCGCTTAAAGCGCACGGCGCCAGGGCCGCGATATACGGGATCCCTTTCGATGCGACCAACATCAGCCGAACGGGCGCAAACTACGGTCCGCGGGGGATAAGGGACGTCTCCTGTCAGTTCTTGACCTTCAACGCGACTCTCGACTTCGATCTGCTGGAAGTCCTTAATCCGGTCGACACGGGCGATGCCGATATTGTCTTGGCAAACGCTGAAAGTACTTTTTCCCGGGCCCAGGATGATTTGAGCCAGATAATAGACTCGGGAGCTCTTCCGGTGACGCTTGGCGGCGACCATTCAGTCACGATTCCCGCTGTCAGGGCGATATCTTCACGATTCGACGACCCGGGCCTCGTGCTAGTTGACATGCATCTTGATACTGCCCCGGACGTGGGGGGGGAGCTGCTCAACCACTGCTGTCCGGTCACAAGAGCGGTCGATGCCGGATTCGATCCCAAGAAGATCGCCTTGGTCGGCATCTCGGGCTGGATGAATCCGAAAACCGAACTCGCATACTGCGAGGAGCACGGAATCACCGTGATTGGGCTTGAAGAGATCTGGGAGAACGGGACCAGTTGGGCTTCGGATAAGGCGCGCGAAGTCGCTGGAGCCGGCGACGGGATCTACTTGTCATTCGATGTGGATTCACTCGATGGCGCTCACGCGCCGGGAACCTGCTGCCCCAGCCCCGGTGGGTTGACAAGCCGTGAGGCGATCGAACTGGTACGGGGCATCTCGAGCGGTGGACTGCTCGGTGCCGACGTAGTTGAAGTCGCGCCGAGTCTCGACCCCAGTCCGACAACTGCGTTGATAGGTGGCCGCATCGCTCTGGAGGCGATGGCATTTCACGCTGGTGCTAGCTTGGGGAGAGGGCGAGCCTGA